From a region of the Rhodobium gokarnense genome:
- a CDS encoding NUDIX domain-containing protein encodes MRFQDDILPRLGPWIRPFLKRYWLVSRGMTLGVRGAVFDGDGRVFLIRHTYVPGWHLPGGGVDLGETVRQALDKELREEGNIRLLGEPQLFAVYHNVRIYRRDHVVLFVARQWEQPEAPVPNAEIAEHGWFQLDALPAETSPATRRRLDEIAGDQPPAAVW; translated from the coding sequence TTGCGCTTTCAAGACGATATTCTGCCCCGGCTCGGACCATGGATCCGGCCGTTCCTGAAGCGATACTGGCTGGTCTCGCGGGGCATGACGCTCGGCGTGCGCGGCGCCGTCTTCGACGGCGACGGCCGGGTGTTCCTCATCCGCCATACCTATGTGCCTGGCTGGCACCTGCCCGGCGGCGGCGTCGATCTCGGCGAGACCGTGCGCCAGGCGCTCGACAAGGAACTGCGCGAGGAAGGCAACATCCGGCTCCTCGGCGAACCGCAGCTCTTTGCCGTCTACCACAATGTGCGCATCTACCGCCGCGACCATGTGGTGCTGTTCGTCGCGCGCCAGTGGGAGCAGCCGGAGGCGCCGGTGCCGAATGCGGAAATCGCCGAGCATGGCTGGTTTCAGCTCGACGCCCTTCCGGCCGAGACCTCGCCGGCGACGCGGCGGCGGCTCGACGAGATCGCCGGCGATCAGCCGCCGGCCGCGGTCTGGTGA
- a CDS encoding class I SAM-dependent methyltransferase, with product METSIEVEAGRSLGKTVPRLVIGLLKRTGLPRLATRSFEVLVSPALTRWRLQRLPADRPLKIVIGAGGLRLPGWISTSETVLNLLKAEDWDHQFSARRIDAILAEHVWEHLTPEEGLRAARICFEHMAPGGHLRIAVPDGCHPDPAYIEKVRVGGTGPAADDHKVLFTHRSLTALLEDVGFDVRLLEYYDDAGTFHAADWSPEDGMVFRSARFDARNRGGRLLYTSIIVDAVKPDADV from the coding sequence ATGGAGACATCGATCGAGGTAGAGGCCGGTCGATCGCTTGGAAAAACTGTCCCAAGGCTGGTCATCGGGCTCTTGAAGCGCACGGGCCTGCCGCGGCTCGCGACCCGGTCCTTCGAGGTCCTCGTCAGTCCTGCCCTGACGCGCTGGCGCCTTCAGCGCCTGCCCGCGGACCGGCCGTTGAAGATCGTCATCGGCGCCGGCGGCCTGCGCCTGCCGGGCTGGATTTCGACCTCCGAGACGGTCCTCAACCTTCTGAAGGCCGAGGACTGGGACCACCAATTCAGCGCCCGCCGGATCGACGCCATCCTCGCCGAGCATGTCTGGGAGCACCTGACGCCCGAGGAGGGGCTTCGGGCCGCGCGCATCTGCTTTGAGCACATGGCACCGGGCGGACATCTGCGGATTGCCGTGCCGGACGGCTGCCATCCCGATCCCGCCTATATCGAAAAGGTCAGGGTCGGCGGCACGGGTCCGGCCGCCGACGACCACAAGGTCCTCTTCACCCACCGGTCCCTGACGGCCCTCCTTGAAGACGTCGGGTTCGACGTGCGCCTGCTGGAATATTACGACGACGCCGGCACGTTCCACGCGGCGGACTGGTCGCCCGAAGACGGCATGGTGTTCCGCTCGGCCCGCTTCGATGCCCGCAACCGCGGCGGCCGGCTCCTCTATACCTCGATCATCGTCGATGCGGTGAAGCCGGACGCCGACGTCTGA